A genomic stretch from Larimichthys crocea isolate SSNF chromosome XXII, L_crocea_2.0, whole genome shotgun sequence includes:
- the kcnip1b gene encoding Kv channel-interacting protein 1b isoform X1: MAGCTSRCRQGVLKLIQSLQRLVSGTLTKDKADDELEMTMVCHRPEGLEQLEAQTNFTKQELQILYRGFKNECPSGVVNEETFKHIYAQFFPHGDASMYAHYLFNAFDTTNNGSIKFKDFVMGLSILLRGTLREKLEWTFHLYDINRDGYINREEMTEIVRAIYDMMGKYTYPALKGDVPQQHVDAFFQKMDKNKDGVVTLEEFVIACQEDETMMRSMQLFENVM; encoded by the exons ATGGCTGGCTGTACCAGCCGCTGCAGACAGGGGGTTCTCAAGTTAATCCAGTCCTTGCAGAGATTGGTCTCAGGAACCCTCACAAAAG ATAAAGCAGACGATGAGCTCGAGATGACGATGGTGTGTCACAGGCCAGAGGGTCTTGAGCAACTGGAAGCCCAGACTAATTTCACCAAACAGGAGCTGCAGATCCTCTATCGTGGTTTCAAGAAT gaaTGTCCAAGCGGTGTCGTAAATGAGGagacattcaaacacatttacGCACAGTTCTTCCCTCATGGAG ATGCAAGCATGTACGCACATTACCTTTTCAATGCGTTTGACACTACAAACAACGGCTCCATTAAgtttaag GACTTCGTAATGGGTTTGTCTATACTGCTGCGAGGAACACTAAGAGAGAAACTTGAGTGGACGTTTCACCTTTATGACATTAACAGAGATGGCTACATAAACAGAGAG gaaatgACTGAGATTGTCAGAGCCATTTATGACATGATGGGCAAGTACACCTACCCTGCACTAAAGGGAGACGTGCCACAGCAGCACGTGGATGCCTTTTTCCAG aaaatggataaaaaCAAAGACGGAGTGGTGACTTTAGAGGAGTTTGTCATAGCCTGCCAGGAG GATGAAACCATGATGAGATCCATGCAGCTGTTTGAAAACGTGATGTAG
- the kcnip1b gene encoding Kv channel-interacting protein 1b isoform X2 has protein sequence MGAVVGTLTMQTKQRRPSRDKADDELEMTMVCHRPEGLEQLEAQTNFTKQELQILYRGFKNECPSGVVNEETFKHIYAQFFPHGDASMYAHYLFNAFDTTNNGSIKFKDFVMGLSILLRGTLREKLEWTFHLYDINRDGYINREEMTEIVRAIYDMMGKYTYPALKGDVPQQHVDAFFQKMDKNKDGVVTLEEFVIACQEDETMMRSMQLFENVM, from the exons ATGGGAGCAGTGGTGGGCACTTTGACCATGCAAACCAAGCAGAGGAGACCATCCAGAG ATAAAGCAGACGATGAGCTCGAGATGACGATGGTGTGTCACAGGCCAGAGGGTCTTGAGCAACTGGAAGCCCAGACTAATTTCACCAAACAGGAGCTGCAGATCCTCTATCGTGGTTTCAAGAAT gaaTGTCCAAGCGGTGTCGTAAATGAGGagacattcaaacacatttacGCACAGTTCTTCCCTCATGGAG ATGCAAGCATGTACGCACATTACCTTTTCAATGCGTTTGACACTACAAACAACGGCTCCATTAAgtttaag GACTTCGTAATGGGTTTGTCTATACTGCTGCGAGGAACACTAAGAGAGAAACTTGAGTGGACGTTTCACCTTTATGACATTAACAGAGATGGCTACATAAACAGAGAG gaaatgACTGAGATTGTCAGAGCCATTTATGACATGATGGGCAAGTACACCTACCCTGCACTAAAGGGAGACGTGCCACAGCAGCACGTGGATGCCTTTTTCCAG aaaatggataaaaaCAAAGACGGAGTGGTGACTTTAGAGGAGTTTGTCATAGCCTGCCAGGAG GATGAAACCATGATGAGATCCATGCAGCTGTTTGAAAACGTGATGTAG
- the hrh2b gene encoding histamine receptor H2b encodes MISTAVRWLFLVSFIILTIGGNVLVCLAVGLSRRLWRIANCFVVSLAVTDLLLGLLVLPLSATVEIRGKWPFGGTLCNIYISMDVLLCTASILTLLAISVDRYLAISAPLSYSRRITPLRVTLAIIAIWALSLAVSFVPIHLGWNTVDYRVQHLDWGMGDEDKEGRYCQFEWNNNYVLLYAFSSFYLPLLLMCGMYLCIFRVAREQVRRIRAAIPSFARTPSTAAIAREHKATVTLAAVLGAFVICWFPYFTFFVCMGIKQKRNPPNTLHSVVLWLGYLNSALNPILYPAFNRDFRRAYAELLRCRGLSHRKLQLTRVFVHERLTFTNGKRAPQQSEKHIDTVKKEPEGKSLTLQQRNGIPDEPT; translated from the exons ATGATCTCCACAGCTGTTCGCTGGCTATTCCTGGTGTCTTTTATCATTCTGACCATCGGTGGGAACGTGCTGGTTTGTTTGGCCGTGGGGCTCAGCCGTCGACTCTGGCGCATTGCGAACTGCTTCGTGGTGTCGCTGGCGGTGACAGATCTCTTGCTGGGCCTGCTGGTGCTGCCCTTGTCCGCCACTGTGGAGATACGTGGAAAATGGCCCTTCGGAGGAACCCTGTGTAACATCTACATCTCGATGGATGTCTTACTGTGTACAGCCTCCATCCTGACCCTGCTGGCTATCAGCGTCGACCGATACCTAGCCATTTCAGCTCCCCTGAGCTACTCCCGGAGAATTACCCCTCTGAGGGTGACACTGGCCATAATCGCCATCTGGGCCTTGTCACTGGCTGTGTCCTTTGTGCCCATCCACCTGGGCTGGAACACAGTGGACTACAGAGTGCAACACTTGGACTGGGGCATGGGCGATGAGGACAAGGAGGGACGCTACTGCCAGTTTGAATGGAATAACAACTATGTTCTTCTTTATGCATTTAGCTCATTTTACTTGCCTCTGCTGCTTATGTGTGGAATGTATCTTTGCATATTCAGAGTAGCACGAGAACag GTGCGGCGTATCCGTGCTGCCATTCCATCATTTGCACGCACACCATCAACTGCAGCCATAGCCCGAGAACACAAAGCAACAGTGACCCTGGCAGCTGTACTGGGGGCCTTTGTCATCTGCTGGTTCCCTTACTTCACTTTCTTCGTCTGCATGGGCATAAAGCAAAAGAGAAACCCCCCTAATACGCTTCACTCCGTGGTCCTGTGGCTGGGCTATCTTAACTCAGCTCTTAATCCCATCCTGTATCCAGCCTTCAACAGGGATTTTCGCAGAGCCTACGCAGAGCTGCTTCGCTGCAGAGGACTGTCGCACAGAAAACTGCAGCTCAcccgtgtgtttgtgcatgaacGTTTGACCTTTACTAACGGAAAAAGGGCTCCCCAACAGTCTGAGAAACACATAGACACGGTTAAGAAAGAACCTGAGGGGAAGAGCCTCACACTACAGCAGAGAAACGGTATCCCTGATGAGCCAACCTGA